From the genome of Miscanthus floridulus cultivar M001 chromosome 10, ASM1932011v1, whole genome shotgun sequence, one region includes:
- the LOC136488746 gene encoding serpin-Z10-like, with product MAKATRNLITEVLNPEDNNRNTVHVVANAIYFKGEWRDPFDKEDTVDREFPRLDGSSVEVPFLQSWSYQYIDCHSGFKVLKLPYEMMNESNWDWMLYHSLPKFCMCVFLPDDRKGLQGMVEEIASSPKFFHDHLPLKCVPVGQFRLPKFKLSFETRIVA from the coding sequence ATGGCCAAGGCCACCAGAAACCTCATCACCGAGGTCTTAAACCCAGAGGACAACAATCGTAACACCGTGCACGTGGTCGCCAACGCCATCTACTTCAAGGGAGAGTGGCGCGACCCCTTCGACAAGGAGGACACGGTCGACCGCGAGTTCCCCCGCCTGGACGGGAGCTCCGTGGAGGTGCCCTTCCTGCAGAGCTGGTCGTACCAGTACATCGACTGCCACTCCGGGTTCAAGGTGCTCAAGCTGCCCTACGAGATGATGAACGAGTCCAACTGGGACTGGATGCTCTACCACAGCCTACCCAAGTTCTGCATGTGTGTCTTCCTCCCCGACGACCGCAAGGGTCTGCAAGGCATGGTAGAGGAGATAGCGTCGTCCCCGAAGTTCTTCCACGACCATCTGCCGCTGAAGTGTGTCCCCGTCGGCCAGTTCCGGCTGCCGAAGTTCAAGCTGAGCTTTGAGACAAGAATAGTCGCCTAG
- the LOC136488745 gene encoding transcription factor TGAL9-like, with translation MYYSDDMEAFYDAWVGREEQIMADLTAVLALLPRRRSDALAPLVDAAVAHIATYYEHKSRLADRDVVAALDPRWLNPLERTFLWAWGWKPALMFCFVETGGVGAGIGVGPKQRHALEERESRENSPHECGGRSTGPRGRAR, from the coding sequence ATGTACTACTCCGACGACATGGAGGCGTTCTACGACGCCTGGGTGGGCCGGGAGGAGCAGATCATGGCTGACCTCACGGCGGTGCTCGCGCTACTGCCCCGGCGCCGGAGCGACGCACTGGCGCCGCTCGTGGACGCCGCCGTCGCGCACATCGCCACCTACTATGAGCACAAGTCCCGGCTGGCCGACCGCGACGTCGTGGCCGCGCTAGACCCACGCTGGCTCAACCCGCTCGAGCGCACCTTCTTGTGGGCCTGGGGATGGAAGCCCGCGCTCATGTTCTGCTTCGTGGAGACCGGCGGCGTCGGCGCGGGGATCGGCGTGGGACCCAAGCAGCGGCACGCGCTGGAGGAGAGAGAAAGCCGAGAGAACTCACCTCACGAATGCGGAGGCAGATCGACGGGGCcgcgcgggcgcgcgcggtgA